The following coding sequences lie in one Bacteroides helcogenes P 36-108 genomic window:
- a CDS encoding helix-turn-helix domain-containing protein encodes MNKLLIYLIMLLAALLNSCGRKPATTMPDKGNDSIYTRSSIYRISQSDPERALALVDTAEMLNLLRTNHSSLEIMKSIIHFNGLGQPKIARYYSLKAYEDAELRKDTLAYMTNLINLIVFCHDSGDFAGCIRYSSEGIEFIHRSGRFKDEEGNLVMHIGMSQHALGMDKEAKDNMMRGIAICREAVDREVCWSNVQHLLYTMGETMSELGEMGDWQQAATMIPDLLKTNALHEQLESEAPEGNIDMYRFYTYAQCMEIYQHLGNRKLADEYYRKCCSTGFVNSPEGLGFIVRYLLWIEDYPLALHNIQIAKRAFLQNQSNEISLNKLLVNEVEALTGLGRYKEAADVSHQIIALKDTLFKRQQRDDAQELAVIYESGEKDRQIQKEQNEKRLLAVLVMVVIVALGAVVYHSRRMHRRNVSLVRSVQEGIACRDELLQKEEECLAYKAQTEMQEKQLEELMHPHEDNPPSPDATEAETEGTKRSEESEASESGEQLRWVLHEIAVRRLYLQPGITTKTMQEELHVPASLFGECFKEQTGRNFSEHINSLRMDYAAKMLTEYPNYTVDAIAKMCGIDSRQHFHRLFSEHLGITPSVFRKSHIMPDNDGATK; translated from the coding sequence ATGAACAAACTACTTATATACCTGATCATGCTTCTCGCCGCATTGCTGAACAGTTGCGGGCGGAAGCCCGCTACCACAATGCCGGACAAAGGCAACGACAGCATTTACACGCGCAGTTCCATTTACCGAATCAGCCAGAGCGACCCTGAACGGGCGCTTGCATTAGTTGATACCGCAGAAATGCTCAACCTGCTGAGGACGAACCATTCGAGCCTCGAAATCATGAAGTCCATCATCCATTTTAATGGACTCGGGCAGCCCAAGATAGCCCGCTACTATTCCCTGAAAGCGTATGAAGACGCCGAACTCCGGAAAGATACCTTAGCCTATATGACCAACCTGATTAACCTCATCGTTTTCTGCCATGATTCGGGCGATTTCGCAGGTTGCATCCGATATTCATCCGAGGGAATAGAATTCATTCATAGGAGCGGGAGATTCAAAGACGAGGAGGGCAATTTGGTGATGCACATCGGCATGAGCCAACATGCGTTGGGCATGGACAAGGAGGCGAAGGACAATATGATGCGGGGCATCGCCATCTGCCGGGAGGCGGTGGACAGGGAGGTTTGTTGGAGCAATGTGCAGCACCTTCTCTATACAATGGGGGAGACGATGAGCGAGTTAGGTGAAATGGGCGATTGGCAGCAAGCCGCCACGATGATACCCGACCTGCTGAAAACCAACGCCCTGCATGAACAATTGGAAAGCGAGGCGCCGGAGGGCAACATCGACATGTACCGATTCTACACCTATGCCCAGTGCATGGAAATCTATCAGCATCTGGGCAACCGGAAACTGGCCGATGAGTACTACCGGAAGTGCTGTTCTACGGGATTTGTGAATTCTCCCGAAGGATTGGGCTTCATCGTCCGCTATCTGCTATGGATTGAGGACTACCCATTGGCGCTGCACAACATCCAGATAGCGAAGCGGGCATTTTTGCAGAACCAAAGCAACGAGATTTCCTTGAACAAATTGCTTGTCAATGAAGTGGAAGCGCTCACTGGATTGGGACGGTACAAGGAAGCGGCGGATGTGAGCCACCAAATCATCGCGCTGAAAGACACCCTCTTTAAGCGCCAACAGCGGGATGACGCCCAGGAGCTTGCCGTTATCTACGAAAGCGGTGAGAAGGACAGGCAGATACAGAAGGAGCAGAATGAGAAACGCCTGCTGGCTGTACTTGTAATGGTGGTCATAGTCGCTTTGGGGGCGGTGGTGTACCACAGCCGCCGGATGCACCGCCGCAACGTGTCACTGGTGCGTTCCGTGCAGGAAGGCATTGCCTGCAGGGATGAACTTTTGCAGAAGGAGGAGGAATGTCTTGCGTATAAGGCGCAAACCGAAATGCAGGAGAAGCAGCTTGAGGAGTTGATGCATCCCCATGAAGACAATCCTCCATCTCCGGACGCAACGGAGGCGGAAACAGAGGGAACCAAGAGGTCCGAAGAATCGGAAGCATCCGAATCAGGAGAACAACTGAGGTGGGTGTTGCATGAAATCGCAGTTCGTCGGCTCTACCTGCAACCGGGCATCACAACTAAGACCATGCAGGAGGAGCTACACGTTCCCGCCTCACTTTTCGGCGAATGCTTCAAGGAACAGACCGGACGTAATTTCTCGGAACACATCAACAGTTTGCGTATGGATTATGCCGCCAAAATGCTCACCGAATACCCCAATTATACCGTCGATGCCATCGCCAAGATGTGCGGCATTGACTCGCGCCAGCATTTCCACCGCCTTTTTTCCGAACACCTCGGAATCACGCCTTCTGTTTTTCGAAAAAGCCATATTATGCCTGATAATGACGGTGCTACAAAGTAG
- a CDS encoding diacylglycerol/lipid kinase family protein, translated as MSVEPEKWGVIYNPKAGTRKVQKRWKEIKEYIDSKGVSYDYVQSEGFGSVERLAGILANNGYRTIIIVGGDGALNDAINGIMHSNAKNKGDIAIGIIPNGIGNDFAKYWEMSSEYKEAVDCIINNRRRKIDVGTCYYYDGEKHLTRYFLNAINIGLGARIVKITDQCKRFWGVKFLSYFMALLSIIFERKLYRMHLKINGEHIRGRIMTVCIGSSWGYGQVPSAVPYNGWLDVSVIYRPELLQLWSGLWMLIQGRILNHKVVKPFRTQKVKVLRAQNASVDLDGRILDRHFPLDIGILHEAVTLIIPD; from the coding sequence ATGAGCGTAGAACCCGAAAAATGGGGTGTAATATACAATCCCAAAGCCGGAACACGGAAAGTACAAAAACGGTGGAAAGAAATTAAAGAATACATAGACAGTAAGGGTGTGTCTTATGACTATGTACAGTCCGAAGGGTTCGGATCGGTAGAACGTCTGGCAGGCATCCTTGCCAATAACGGTTATCGCACAATCATCATTGTCGGTGGTGACGGTGCGCTGAATGATGCCATCAACGGTATAATGCATTCTAATGCTAAAAACAAAGGCGACATAGCCATAGGCATCATTCCCAACGGCATAGGCAATGATTTTGCCAAATATTGGGAAATGAGTTCCGAATATAAAGAGGCTGTAGATTGCATCATAAATAATCGCCGCCGGAAAATAGATGTAGGTACTTGCTACTATTATGACGGAGAAAAACACCTGACCAGATATTTCCTTAATGCCATCAATATAGGTCTCGGCGCCCGTATCGTTAAAATTACAGACCAGTGCAAACGCTTCTGGGGAGTAAAATTTCTATCTTATTTCATGGCATTGCTTTCCATCATCTTTGAACGGAAATTATACCGCATGCACCTGAAAATAAATGGCGAGCATATACGAGGACGCATCATGACAGTTTGCATAGGCAGTTCATGGGGCTACGGGCAAGTGCCGAGTGCCGTACCTTACAACGGGTGGCTGGATGTTTCTGTCATTTACCGTCCGGAACTATTGCAGCTTTGGTCGGGATTATGGATGCTCATTCAGGGCAGAATCCTGAATCATAAAGTAGTGAAACCGTTTCGTACACAAAAAGTAAAGGTACTCCGTGCACAAAATGCATCTGTCGATTTGGACGGCCGTATTTTAGACCGCCATTTTCCGTTGGACATCGGTATATTGCACGAAGCTGTCACTTTGATAATACCAGACTGA
- the kdsA gene encoding 3-deoxy-8-phosphooctulonate synthase, producing the protein MIELKNNPAGNFFLLAGPCVIEGEDMAMHIAERIVNITGKLQIPYVFKGSYRKANRSRLDSFMGIGDEKALKILKKVHDTFGVPTVTDIHAADEAEMAAEYVDILQIPAFLCRQTDLLVAAAKTGKIINIKKGQFLSPLAMRFAADKVVEAGNKNVMLTERGTTFGYQDLVIDYRGIPEMQTFGFPVILDVTHSLQQPNQTSGVTGGMPQLIETVAKAGIAVGADGLFIETHENPCIAKSDGANMLKLDLLEDLLTKLVRIRQAINE; encoded by the coding sequence ATGATTGAATTGAAAAATAATCCTGCCGGCAATTTCTTTTTATTGGCAGGTCCTTGTGTCATTGAAGGCGAAGACATGGCAATGCACATCGCCGAACGTATTGTAAACATCACCGGAAAGCTGCAGATTCCTTATGTATTCAAAGGTTCATACCGCAAAGCAAACCGTTCGCGTCTGGACTCTTTCATGGGGATTGGCGATGAAAAGGCTTTGAAGATACTGAAAAAAGTACATGACACCTTTGGCGTACCTACCGTTACTGACATCCATGCCGCCGATGAAGCCGAAATGGCAGCCGAATATGTGGATATTCTCCAGATTCCTGCTTTCCTCTGCCGCCAGACTGATTTGCTGGTTGCTGCTGCCAAGACCGGAAAAATAATAAATATCAAAAAAGGGCAATTCCTTTCTCCACTTGCCATGCGCTTTGCCGCAGACAAGGTGGTGGAAGCGGGCAACAAGAACGTGATGCTCACCGAGCGTGGAACAACTTTTGGTTATCAGGACTTAGTCATTGATTACCGCGGCATCCCAGAAATGCAAACATTCGGCTTTCCTGTAATTCTGGATGTCACCCACTCTTTGCAACAGCCCAATCAGACCAGCGGGGTGACGGGAGGTATGCCGCAACTCATTGAAACCGTAGCAAAAGCCGGCATAGCCGTAGGTGCGGACGGCCTGTTCATTGAGACACACGAGAATCCGTGCATTGCCAAAAGTGACGGCGCCAATATGCTGAAACTCGATTTACTGGAAGACCTATTGACCAAATTAGTGCGCATCCGCCAAGCAATCAATGAATAA
- the miaA gene encoding tRNA (adenosine(37)-N6)-dimethylallyltransferase MiaA, with protein sequence MPDYDLIAILGPTASGKTPFAAALAAELNTEIISADSRQIYRGMDLGTGKDIADYTVNSRQIPYHLIDIADPGYKYNVFEYQRDFLAAYETIKPKGCLPIVCGGTGMYLEAILKGYRLLPVPENPELRTHLANKSLEELIKILSTYKSLHNTTDVDTAKRAIRAIEIEEYYVHTPVDERTFPKLNSLIIGVDIDRELRREKITRRLHQRLDEGMVDEVHRLIAQGISPDDLIYYGLEYKYLTLHVIGKLTYDEMLHNLEIAIHQFAKRQMTWFRGMERRGFSIHWVDACLPMEEKIAFVKSKLKEI encoded by the coding sequence ATGCCTGACTATGATTTAATCGCCATATTAGGTCCCACCGCATCCGGAAAGACCCCATTTGCCGCCGCATTGGCTGCCGAACTCAACACGGAAATCATCAGTGCCGATTCTCGTCAAATATATCGGGGTATGGATCTGGGCACAGGCAAAGATATTGCCGATTATACCGTAAACAGCAGACAGATACCCTATCACCTTATAGATATAGCCGATCCGGGCTATAAATACAATGTTTTTGAATATCAGCGTGATTTCCTGGCCGCCTACGAAACGATAAAACCTAAAGGTTGCCTTCCTATTGTATGCGGAGGTACGGGCATGTATCTGGAAGCGATACTAAAGGGGTACAGACTATTGCCTGTACCAGAAAATCCGGAATTACGCACCCATCTGGCAAACAAGTCATTAGAAGAATTAATAAAGATTTTAAGTACCTATAAGAGTCTGCACAACACAACAGACGTAGATACAGCCAAACGTGCCATCCGAGCCATCGAGATTGAAGAATATTATGTCCATACGCCGGTAGATGAACGTACATTCCCCAAATTAAACAGCCTCATCATCGGCGTGGATATTGACAGGGAACTGCGCAGAGAAAAGATAACCCGCCGGCTGCACCAACGTTTGGACGAAGGAATGGTAGATGAAGTACACCGGTTGATAGCCCAAGGCATCTCTCCTGACGACCTCATTTATTATGGACTGGAATACAAATATCTGACACTTCACGTCATCGGAAAGCTGACATACGATGAGATGCTCCACAACTTGGAAATAGCCATCCACCAATTTGCCAAACGGCAAATGACATGGTTTCGCGGCATGGAACGACGCGGATTCAGCATCCATTGGGTGGACGCATGCCTACCGATGGAAGAAAAGATTGCTTTTGTAAAATCAAAACTCAAAGAGATTTAG
- a CDS encoding M16 family metallopeptidase, whose amino-acid sequence MKHLLRGLWIVALIMCCNFQQVFAQQMPPIPVDKNVRIGKLENGLTYYIRKNNLPANRADFYIAQKVGSIQEEANQRGLAHFLEHMCFNGTTHFPGDALKQYLERIGVKFGENLNAYTSVDETVYNISNVPVTTPGAIDSCLLILHDWSNDLTLDPVEIDKERGVINEEWRTRMSAIQRFQEKMLPAMFEGTKYATCFPIGTMDVVMNFKPQTLRDYYEKWYRPDLQGIVIVGDVDVDAIEANIKKIFSDIPAQPNAAKREYYPVNDNREPIVVVYQDKEQPNIQTIIFNKHEATPNDQKDNMGYLVQNYATSLITNMLNARLNELAQTANPPYIYAGTYDSDFFVAKTKDAFTGVVVCKEDAIENGIETLLREMERARQFGFTETEYNRARAEYLRQLESAYNERDKRKNREYVNEYVRHFLDQEPIPGIENEYTIINQIAPAIPVVALNQMMQTLVTDSNQVVAILGPQKEGLKMPSEDTIKQILKNVKAEKLTAYVDKVSDEPLMKEAPKGGKLISEKTDDIFGTTTLTLSNGVKVIIKKTDFKADEIYMKGVSLGGSSLFPDSEIINISGLDAIGNGGLGNFSAVNLDKALAGKKASVSYGIGDKTESVNGNCSPKDFETMMQLTYLTFTAPRRDDDAFASYKNRNKAALQNMEMNPQVAFSDSIQAGIYMKHPRKIRIKADMIDKMDYDKILSMYNDRYKDASDFTFIFVGNMDIEKMKPLIVEYLGALPTINRKETFKDNKVDMRQGVYKNEFIRQQETAKASNFVLLNGGCKYDLRNNILLSMTSQILDLVYTNKVREDEGGTYGVYVGGQLSKFPKEKAILQIVFETAPEKREKLMQIIFAELENITKAGPSETDLNKVKEFMLKKHTENLKENGYWLNSIDEYLFTGMNQIKDYEQIVNSITINDIQKFAEGLFKQKNKIEISMISPDKK is encoded by the coding sequence ATGAAACATTTATTACGTGGTTTATGGATCGTCGCACTGATAATGTGCTGCAATTTCCAACAGGTATTTGCCCAACAAATGCCTCCTATTCCGGTGGACAAAAATGTCCGCATAGGTAAACTGGAAAACGGATTGACTTATTATATCCGCAAAAATAACCTTCCTGCCAACCGGGCCGATTTCTATATAGCCCAGAAAGTAGGATCTATACAAGAAGAAGCCAACCAACGCGGTCTTGCTCATTTTCTGGAACACATGTGTTTTAACGGAACCACTCATTTCCCCGGAGATGCACTGAAGCAATATCTGGAACGCATCGGAGTAAAATTCGGAGAGAACCTGAATGCCTACACTTCCGTTGACGAAACAGTATATAATATATCGAACGTTCCTGTCACTACACCGGGAGCCATCGATTCTTGCCTGCTCATTCTTCATGACTGGAGCAACGACCTGACCCTGGATCCGGTAGAAATAGACAAAGAACGGGGTGTTATCAATGAAGAATGGCGCACACGCATGAGTGCCATACAACGCTTTCAAGAAAAAATGCTTCCCGCAATGTTCGAGGGAACTAAATATGCCACTTGTTTTCCTATCGGAACTATGGACGTAGTAATGAATTTCAAACCTCAGACACTGAGAGATTATTATGAAAAATGGTATCGCCCCGATTTACAAGGTATTGTCATTGTAGGTGATGTAGATGTGGATGCCATTGAGGCCAACATCAAAAAAATATTCTCTGACATCCCTGCCCAGCCTAATGCCGCCAAACGTGAATATTATCCCGTCAATGATAATAGAGAACCTATCGTAGTGGTTTATCAGGATAAAGAACAACCCAATATTCAGACAATCATCTTCAACAAGCATGAAGCAACACCGAACGATCAAAAAGACAACATGGGATATTTGGTACAAAACTATGCTACCAGCCTCATTACAAATATGTTGAATGCACGTTTGAATGAGTTGGCCCAAACGGCCAATCCTCCATATATTTATGCAGGAACCTATGACAGTGACTTCTTTGTAGCCAAAACCAAGGATGCCTTTACAGGTGTAGTGGTTTGCAAAGAAGATGCAATAGAAAATGGTATTGAAACGCTCCTTCGCGAAATGGAACGTGCACGCCAATTCGGCTTCACAGAAACTGAATATAATCGGGCACGCGCTGAATATCTACGCCAATTGGAATCAGCATATAACGAACGTGACAAACGTAAGAATAGAGAATATGTAAACGAGTATGTCCGTCATTTCCTTGACCAAGAACCTATTCCGGGCATTGAAAACGAATATACCATCATCAACCAGATAGCTCCTGCCATTCCAGTGGTTGCTCTGAATCAAATGATGCAGACTCTCGTGACTGACAGCAATCAGGTTGTTGCCATACTCGGTCCTCAGAAAGAAGGTCTGAAAATGCCATCAGAAGACACCATCAAGCAGATTCTGAAAAATGTTAAAGCAGAAAAACTAACCGCGTATGTGGATAAAGTATCTGATGAACCATTAATGAAAGAAGCTCCTAAAGGCGGTAAGCTCATATCCGAAAAAACAGATGATATATTTGGCACTACCACACTGACATTATCCAACGGAGTTAAAGTCATCATCAAAAAGACTGATTTCAAAGCTGATGAAATTTATATGAAGGGAGTAAGCTTAGGCGGAAGTTCTTTATTCCCCGATTCAGAAATTATAAATATCAGCGGATTGGATGCTATAGGAAACGGTGGCTTAGGAAATTTCAGTGCCGTCAATCTGGACAAAGCATTAGCCGGCAAAAAAGCCTCTGTAAGCTATGGTATAGGTGACAAGACAGAATCTGTAAACGGTAACTGTTCACCAAAAGATTTTGAAACCATGATGCAACTGACTTATCTGACATTCACTGCACCACGCCGCGATGACGATGCATTCGCATCTTACAAAAACCGCAATAAAGCTGCATTGCAGAACATGGAAATGAACCCACAAGTAGCTTTCAGTGACTCGATTCAGGCAGGTATTTACATGAAACATCCGAGAAAGATAAGAATCAAAGCTGACATGATTGACAAAATGGATTATGATAAAATCCTGTCAATGTATAATGACCGTTATAAAGATGCCAGCGACTTTACTTTCATCTTTGTAGGAAATATGGATATAGAAAAAATGAAACCTCTGATTGTGGAATACCTGGGTGCTCTGCCGACCATCAACCGCAAAGAAACTTTCAAAGACAATAAAGTTGACATGCGTCAGGGAGTTTACAAGAACGAGTTCATCAGACAGCAGGAAACGGCAAAAGCTTCAAACTTTGTTCTGTTGAACGGTGGCTGCAAGTATGATTTAAGAAACAATATCTTATTGAGTATGACCAGCCAGATCCTTGATTTGGTTTATACGAACAAAGTCCGCGAAGATGAAGGCGGTACTTACGGAGTATATGTAGGAGGTCAGTTAAGCAAATTCCCCAAAGAGAAAGCCATCCTGCAAATTGTTTTCGAAACAGCTCCTGAAAAACGAGAAAAGCTTATGCAGATTATCTTTGCAGAACTTGAAAACATAACAAAAGCAGGTCCGTCCGAAACTGACTTGAATAAAGTGAAGGAATTCATGTTGAAAAAACATACTGAAAACCTGAAAGAGAATGGATACTGGCTAAACAGCATTGACGAATACCTATTTACCGGTATGAATCAGATAAAAGACTATGAACAAATTGTCAACAGCATTACCATAAATGATATTCAAAAATTCGCAGAAGGCTTGTTCAAGCAAAAGAACAAAATTGAGATATCAATGATAAGTCCTGATAAAAAATAA
- a CDS encoding helix-turn-helix domain-containing protein, whose translation MEELIKLDHVCQYNEMLGQETLHPLVSVIDFSKCKPQMYRRQRFGFYTIFLKDTKCGDLHYGRSYYDYQEGTLVFLAPGQIMGISNRKEKFQPKGYALVFHPDLLRGTPLARMMNSYTFFSYESNEALHLSEQERRIILECLHNIEEELQHSIDKHSKSLIVNNIELLLNYCMRFYDRQFITRSNVNKDILTKFEHILNDYFQSDKPQDIGLPSVQYCAEQLHLSPNYFGDLIKKETGNSPQEHIQLKLIDTAKEKIFDPSKTISEIAYELGFKYPQHFTRLFKKVVGCAPNEYRQTN comes from the coding sequence ATGGAAGAACTGATTAAACTTGACCATGTATGCCAATACAACGAAATGCTGGGACAGGAGACATTACATCCTCTGGTCAGCGTCATTGATTTCTCCAAATGCAAACCTCAAATGTATAGACGTCAACGCTTCGGATTCTATACCATTTTCTTGAAAGACACCAAATGTGGCGATCTGCATTATGGACGCTCATACTATGATTACCAAGAGGGAACGCTTGTATTCTTGGCTCCCGGACAAATTATGGGCATCTCCAACCGCAAAGAGAAATTTCAGCCCAAAGGATATGCACTGGTTTTCCATCCTGACCTGCTCCGCGGCACTCCGTTGGCACGGATGATGAACAGTTACACTTTCTTTTCTTACGAGTCGAACGAAGCGTTGCACTTATCCGAACAAGAACGCAGAATCATCTTAGAATGCCTACACAACATTGAAGAAGAATTACAGCATTCCATTGATAAACACAGCAAAAGTTTGATTGTTAACAACATCGAACTATTACTGAACTATTGCATGCGTTTCTATGACCGGCAATTCATCACCCGCAGCAATGTGAACAAAGACATCCTAACCAAGTTCGAGCACATATTAAATGACTATTTCCAGTCTGATAAACCACAAGACATCGGTTTGCCCTCTGTTCAATATTGCGCAGAACAACTGCATCTCTCCCCCAATTACTTCGGAGATCTGATAAAAAAAGAAACCGGTAATTCCCCCCAAGAACATATTCAGCTAAAATTGATAGATACGGCCAAGGAAAAAATCTTTGACCCAAGCAAGACAATCAGTGAAATAGCTTATGAACTGGGATTCAAATATCCACAGCATTTCACACGATTATTCAAGAAAGTAGTAGGATGCGCCCCGAATGAATATAGACAAACGAACTAA
- a CDS encoding SLC13 family permease, with protein sequence MLVTLIILVLSAAFFVSGKVRSDLVALCALIGLLVFQILTPEEALSGFSNSVVIMMVGLFVVGGAIFQTGLAKMISSRILKLAGKSELRLFLLVMLVTSAIGAFVSNTGTVALMLPIVVSLAVSAGMNPGRLLMPLAFASSMGGMMTLIGTPPNLVIQNTLTGAGLEALSFFSFFPVGVVCVTVGTLVLLPLTKWFLSKKGKKDEGTLSGKTLNQLAKEYGLSSNLFRLRAINDSGLIGKTIIELDVRRKYGLDILEVRRGEASQHRFLKTVTQKLASPDTTVWAGDVLYVRGEVVEVNRFAGDFRLEMIDGHTTEEAERADKGLDFYDIGIAEIVLMPSSKIINQTVKEAGFRDKFNVNVLGIRRKKEYILQDLGNERTHSGDVLLVQGTWQDIARLSREDADWVVLGQPLAEAAKVTLDYKAPVAAAIMVLMVVMMVFDFIPVAPVTAVMIAGLLMVLTGCFRNVEAAYKTINWETIVLFAGMLPMSLALEKTGASEYISNSLVNGLGSYGPVVLMAGIYFTTSLMTMFISNTVTAVLMAPIALQSALQINVSPIPFLFAVTVAASMCFASPFSTPPNALVMPAGQYTFMDYIKVGLPLQVIMGIVMVLALPLLFPF encoded by the coding sequence ATGCTGGTTACACTAATAATCCTTGTTCTTTCCGCAGCTTTTTTTGTGTCGGGTAAGGTCCGTTCGGATCTTGTGGCATTGTGTGCGTTGATTGGTTTGCTCGTTTTTCAGATTCTGACTCCTGAGGAGGCACTATCCGGTTTTTCCAATTCCGTTGTTATAATGATGGTAGGATTGTTTGTCGTGGGTGGCGCTATATTCCAGACCGGTTTGGCAAAGATGATCAGTTCGAGAATTTTGAAGTTGGCTGGTAAAAGTGAGTTGAGGTTGTTCTTGCTGGTGATGTTGGTGACATCGGCTATCGGTGCTTTTGTCAGTAATACGGGAACCGTTGCTCTGATGCTTCCCATTGTCGTAAGCTTGGCGGTAAGTGCCGGGATGAATCCGGGACGCCTGTTGATGCCTTTGGCTTTTGCAAGCAGTATGGGCGGTATGATGACGCTTATCGGTACTCCGCCGAACCTTGTTATTCAAAATACATTGACCGGGGCAGGACTCGAGGCACTCTCTTTCTTTTCGTTCTTTCCCGTAGGTGTTGTCTGTGTCACGGTAGGTACATTGGTCCTGCTTCCTTTGACAAAGTGGTTTCTCTCCAAAAAAGGGAAGAAAGATGAAGGCACTCTATCGGGAAAGACATTGAATCAGTTGGCAAAGGAGTATGGTTTGTCAAGCAATTTGTTCCGCTTGCGCGCCATCAATGATTCCGGACTGATAGGAAAGACTATTATCGAGCTGGATGTGCGTCGCAAGTATGGACTGGATATTTTGGAAGTGCGTCGTGGAGAGGCCTCGCAACATCGGTTTCTGAAGACCGTCACTCAAAAACTTGCCTCGCCCGATACGACGGTGTGGGCGGGTGATGTGCTTTATGTCAGGGGAGAGGTCGTGGAGGTAAATCGCTTTGCCGGGGATTTCCGGCTGGAAATGATTGACGGACACACTACGGAAGAAGCGGAAAGAGCAGATAAGGGGCTTGATTTTTATGACATCGGTATAGCTGAAATCGTACTGATGCCTTCGTCCAAAATTATAAATCAGACGGTGAAAGAAGCTGGTTTCCGCGATAAGTTCAATGTAAATGTATTGGGCATTCGGCGCAAAAAGGAGTATATCCTGCAAGATTTAGGAAATGAGCGTACGCATAGCGGTGATGTTCTATTGGTACAGGGTACGTGGCAGGATATAGCACGTCTTAGTAGGGAAGATGCGGATTGGGTGGTGCTGGGACAGCCCTTGGCGGAAGCCGCCAAGGTGACCTTGGATTATAAGGCTCCCGTAGCGGCGGCCATCATGGTGCTGATGGTAGTCATGATGGTTTTCGACTTTATACCTGTCGCTCCCGTAACGGCTGTGATGATAGCTGGTCTGCTGATGGTGCTGACTGGTTGTTTCCGTAATGTGGAAGCTGCCTATAAGACCATAAACTGGGAAACCATTGTGCTATTTGCCGGCATGCTTCCAATGTCGTTGGCATTGGAAAAGACCGGTGCTTCGGAGTATATATCGAATAGTCTGGTAAACGGATTGGGGAGTTATGGCCCTGTGGTGCTGATGGCAGGCATTTACTTCACCACCTCGCTCATGACGATGTTTATCAGCAATACGGTGACAGCGGTGCTCATGGCTCCTATCGCCCTTCAGAGTGCCTTGCAGATTAATGTCAGCCCGATTCCGTTTTTGTTTGCCGTGACAGTGGCGGCAAGCATGTGTTTCGCTTCTCCATTTTCTACACCTCCGAATGCATTGGTGATGCCTGCCGGACAATATACTTTTATGGATTACATCAAAGTGGGACTTCCATTGCAGGTCATAATGGGAATAGTGATGGTGTTGGCATTGCCACTGCTGTTTCCGTTCTGA